A single genomic interval of Gouania willdenowi chromosome 22, fGouWil2.1, whole genome shotgun sequence harbors:
- the ak7b gene encoding adenylate kinase 7 isoform X2: MEELSKQATKKRVFINNVDSYTSKHIAKHLCGHAPAADKEENDNFDGETMSQSKAFTVIGTISDQAANDTPFVLERYFRPDKGDLLSKLMECDVIIYDVSQHVCQVEEALWAVSALHSEIGQFSSPKTFVLVSTVMTWACSKPLDPDDDELPFTDEHYWMRRAHPNFKRHTELEKRVVKLGQSNTTMFSTYVVTSGLQYGMGEHIFHYFFKTAWMGKEEELPVFGDGRNVVPMIHVCDLSRVIQNVVEHQPGPRYLLAVDSSNNTMEDVLKAVASELGPGKVGHRPMEEAFLTRDLSVMDVDSLMVNLVMDAVHINTLFSMDWECGSGLVQNMELVVEQYRQVRALQPIRLCVLGPPAVGKSCVCKRLCDHYKLQYISLSDFKVSCSSEEEMEADSDAEEENTEEGTMTEQLRALKDKLMSTQCRNQGFVLDDFPLTYEQAKEFFCEFVVCLDASDTFLTDRVINLPEEKVLIHNYEPKHFLKRLSTYRASNMADNPVVDFFTELDIKPLIHEMSSISDDQSLMQKIFETIGPPRNYGPATPELEEEERRKTEEKMRREAALRAEEEQWEAEEAKARAARWEEWSQGLAELKQQEEQLLEAQSLPMRKYLMEHVMPTLTSGLVECCRVNPQDTVDYLAQYLLQNNPTSSMHDV; encoded by the exons ATGGAGGAACTCTCCAAACAGGCGACGAAAAAACGAGTTTTTATCAACAATGTGGACTCGTACACATCCAAGCACATTGCCAAG CACCTATGTGGCCATGCACCTGCTGCTGATAAAGAGGAAAATGATAACTTTGATGGAGAAACGATGTCTCAGAGCAAAGCATTTACCGTCATCGGGACTATTTCTGATCAGGCAGCAAACGACACGCCCTTTGTGCTCGAACGCTATTTT cGACCTGACAAAGGTGACCTGCTGTCAAAGCTGATGGAGTGTGATGTCATCATCTATGACGTCAGCCAACACGTGTGTCAGGTGGAGGAGGCTCTGTGGGCTGTGTCAG CTCTTCACAGTGAAATTGGACAGTTTTCCAGCCCAAAAACGTTTGTACTCGTTTCCACGGTGATGACTTGGGCCTGCAGCAAGCCTCTGGATCCT GATGACGACGAGCTTCCATTTACTGATGAGCATTACTGGATGAGAAGAGCTCATCCCAACTTTAAACGacacactgagctggagaagaggGTGGTTAAACTGGGCCAAAGT AACACAACAATGTTCTCCACATACGTGGTGACATCAGGACTTCAGTATGGGATGGGAGAACACATCTTTCACTACTTCTTTAAG ACAGCTTGGATGGGAAAAGAAGAGGAATTGCCTGTTTTTGGAGATGGAAGAAACGTGGTTCCTATGATCCATGTGTGTGACTTGTCCAG AGTCATCCAGAATGTGGTGGAACATCAACCAGGACCACGGTATCTGCTGGCTGTAGATTCCTCCAACAACACCATGGAAGACGTCTTAAAA GCTGTAGCGTCTGAACTGGGACCAGGGAAGGTCGGCCACAGACCAATGGAGGAAGCCTTCCTCACACGGGACCTGAGT GTAATGGACGTTGACTCCCTGATGGTGAACCTGGTCATGGACGCTGTTCACATCAACACTTTGTTCTCTATGGACTGGGAGTGTGGTTCAGGTCTGGTGCAGAACATGGAGCTGGTGGTGGAGCAGTACCGGCAGGTCCGAGCGTTACAG CCCATCCGTCTGTGTGTACTGGGACCCCCTGCAGTGGGGAAAAGCTGTGTGTGTAAACGTTTGTGTGATCACTACAAGCTTCAGTACATCAGTCTGAGTGACTTTAAAGTGAGCTGTAGCTCTGAG GAAGAAATGGAGGCTGATTCAGATGCAGAGGAAGAGAACACAGAGGAag GTACCATGACTGAGCAGCTGAGGGCGCTGAAGGACAAACTCATGTCTACCCAGTGCAGGAATCAGGGTTTCGTTCTGGATGACTTTCCTCTGACTTATGAACAAGCCAAAGAGTTCTTCTGTG agtTTGTGGTGTGCCTTGATGCATCGGACACTTTCCTGACGGATCGAGTGATAAACCTGCCTGAGGAGAAGGTTCTGATTCACAACTATGAGCCCAAACACTTCCTGAAACGACTGTCCACGTACAGAGCGAGCAACATGGCAGACAATCCCGTCGTGGACTTCTTCACAGAGCTGGACATTAAGCCTCTGATCCATG AAATGTCCAGCATCAGCGATGACCAGTCGCTGATGCAGAAGATCTTTGAAACTATTGGCCCGCCGAGAAACTACGGCCCAGCTACGCCGGagttggaggaggaggaaaggaGGAAGACTGAGGAGAAGATGAGAAGAGAAGCTGCACTGAGGGCAGAGGAGGAGCAGTGGGAGGCAGAGGAGGCCAAAGCCAGAGCTGCTCGCTGGGAGGAATGG agtcaAGGGTTGGCGGAGCTGAAGCAGCAGGAGGAGCAGCTGCTGGAGGCCCAGTCCCTCCCCATGAGGAAGTACCTGATGGAGCACGTGATGCCCACGCTGACCTCTGGCCTGGTTGAATGTTGCAGAGTGAATCCACAGGATACCGTGGACTACCTG GCGCAGTACCTGCTCCAGAACAACCCCACATCGAGCATGCACGATGTCTGA
- the ak7b gene encoding adenylate kinase 7 isoform X1, translating to MEELSKQATKKRVFINNVDSYTSKHIAKHLCGHAPAADKEENDNFDGETMSQSKAFTVIGTISDQAANDTPFVLERYFRPDKGDLLSKLMECDVIIYDVSQHVCQVEEALWAVSALHSEIGQFSSPKTFVLVSTVMTWACSKPLDPDDDELPFTDEHYWMRRAHPNFKRHTELEKRVVKLGQSNTTMFSTYVVTSGLQYGMGEHIFHYFFKTAWMGKEEELPVFGDGRNVVPMIHVCDLSRVIQNVVEHQPGPRYLLAVDSSNNTMEDVLKAVASELGPGKVGHRPMEEAFLTRDLSVMDVDSLMVNLVMDAVHINTLFSMDWECGSGLVQNMELVVEQYRQVRALQPIRLCVLGPPAVGKSCVCKRLCDHYKLQYISLSDFKVSCSSEEEMEADSDAEEENTEEGTMTEQLRALKDKLMSTQCRNQGFVLDDFPLTYEQAKEFFCDDEQEKASDVTAYNRKILPEFVVCLDASDTFLTDRVINLPEEKVLIHNYEPKHFLKRLSTYRASNMADNPVVDFFTELDIKPLIHEMSSISDDQSLMQKIFETIGPPRNYGPATPELEEEERRKTEEKMRREAALRAEEEQWEAEEAKARAARWEEWSQGLAELKQQEEQLLEAQSLPMRKYLMEHVMPTLTSGLVECCRVNPQDTVDYLAQYLLQNNPTSSMHDV from the exons ATGGAGGAACTCTCCAAACAGGCGACGAAAAAACGAGTTTTTATCAACAATGTGGACTCGTACACATCCAAGCACATTGCCAAG CACCTATGTGGCCATGCACCTGCTGCTGATAAAGAGGAAAATGATAACTTTGATGGAGAAACGATGTCTCAGAGCAAAGCATTTACCGTCATCGGGACTATTTCTGATCAGGCAGCAAACGACACGCCCTTTGTGCTCGAACGCTATTTT cGACCTGACAAAGGTGACCTGCTGTCAAAGCTGATGGAGTGTGATGTCATCATCTATGACGTCAGCCAACACGTGTGTCAGGTGGAGGAGGCTCTGTGGGCTGTGTCAG CTCTTCACAGTGAAATTGGACAGTTTTCCAGCCCAAAAACGTTTGTACTCGTTTCCACGGTGATGACTTGGGCCTGCAGCAAGCCTCTGGATCCT GATGACGACGAGCTTCCATTTACTGATGAGCATTACTGGATGAGAAGAGCTCATCCCAACTTTAAACGacacactgagctggagaagaggGTGGTTAAACTGGGCCAAAGT AACACAACAATGTTCTCCACATACGTGGTGACATCAGGACTTCAGTATGGGATGGGAGAACACATCTTTCACTACTTCTTTAAG ACAGCTTGGATGGGAAAAGAAGAGGAATTGCCTGTTTTTGGAGATGGAAGAAACGTGGTTCCTATGATCCATGTGTGTGACTTGTCCAG AGTCATCCAGAATGTGGTGGAACATCAACCAGGACCACGGTATCTGCTGGCTGTAGATTCCTCCAACAACACCATGGAAGACGTCTTAAAA GCTGTAGCGTCTGAACTGGGACCAGGGAAGGTCGGCCACAGACCAATGGAGGAAGCCTTCCTCACACGGGACCTGAGT GTAATGGACGTTGACTCCCTGATGGTGAACCTGGTCATGGACGCTGTTCACATCAACACTTTGTTCTCTATGGACTGGGAGTGTGGTTCAGGTCTGGTGCAGAACATGGAGCTGGTGGTGGAGCAGTACCGGCAGGTCCGAGCGTTACAG CCCATCCGTCTGTGTGTACTGGGACCCCCTGCAGTGGGGAAAAGCTGTGTGTGTAAACGTTTGTGTGATCACTACAAGCTTCAGTACATCAGTCTGAGTGACTTTAAAGTGAGCTGTAGCTCTGAG GAAGAAATGGAGGCTGATTCAGATGCAGAGGAAGAGAACACAGAGGAag GTACCATGACTGAGCAGCTGAGGGCGCTGAAGGACAAACTCATGTCTACCCAGTGCAGGAATCAGGGTTTCGTTCTGGATGACTTTCCTCTGACTTATGAACAAGCCAAAGAGTTCTTCTGTG ATGATGAACAAGAGAAGGCGTCTGACGTCACTGCGTACAACAGGAAGATTCTACCTG agtTTGTGGTGTGCCTTGATGCATCGGACACTTTCCTGACGGATCGAGTGATAAACCTGCCTGAGGAGAAGGTTCTGATTCACAACTATGAGCCCAAACACTTCCTGAAACGACTGTCCACGTACAGAGCGAGCAACATGGCAGACAATCCCGTCGTGGACTTCTTCACAGAGCTGGACATTAAGCCTCTGATCCATG AAATGTCCAGCATCAGCGATGACCAGTCGCTGATGCAGAAGATCTTTGAAACTATTGGCCCGCCGAGAAACTACGGCCCAGCTACGCCGGagttggaggaggaggaaaggaGGAAGACTGAGGAGAAGATGAGAAGAGAAGCTGCACTGAGGGCAGAGGAGGAGCAGTGGGAGGCAGAGGAGGCCAAAGCCAGAGCTGCTCGCTGGGAGGAATGG agtcaAGGGTTGGCGGAGCTGAAGCAGCAGGAGGAGCAGCTGCTGGAGGCCCAGTCCCTCCCCATGAGGAAGTACCTGATGGAGCACGTGATGCCCACGCTGACCTCTGGCCTGGTTGAATGTTGCAGAGTGAATCCACAGGATACCGTGGACTACCTG GCGCAGTACCTGCTCCAGAACAACCCCACATCGAGCATGCACGATGTCTGA
- the ak7b gene encoding adenylate kinase 7 isoform X3: MEELSKQATKKRVFINNVDSYTSKHIAKHLCGHAPAADKEENDNFDGETMSQSKAFTVIGTISDQAANDTPFVLERYFRPDKGDLLSKLMECDVIIYDVSQHVCQVEEALWAVSALHSEIGQFSSPKTFVLVSTVMTWACSKPLDPDDDELPFTDEHYWMRRAHPNFKRHTELEKRVVKLGQSNTTMFSTYVVTSGLQYGMGEHIFHYFFKTAWMGKEEELPVFGDGRNVVPMIHVCDLSRVIQNVVEHQPGPRYLLAVDSSNNTMEDVLKAVASELGPGKVGHRPMEEAFLTRDLSVMDVDSLMVNLVMDAVHINTLFSMDWECGSGLVQNMELVVEQYRQVRALQPIRLCVLGPPAVGKSCVCKRLCDHYKLQYISLSDFKVSCSSEEEMEADSDAEEENTEEGTMTEQLRALKDKLMSTQCRNQGFVLDDFPLTYEQAKEFFCDDEQEKASDVTAYNRKILPEFVVCLDASDTFLTDRVINLPEEKVLIHNYEPKHFLKRLSTYRASNMADNPVVDFFTELDIKPLIHDLCILLSRNVQHQR, from the exons ATGGAGGAACTCTCCAAACAGGCGACGAAAAAACGAGTTTTTATCAACAATGTGGACTCGTACACATCCAAGCACATTGCCAAG CACCTATGTGGCCATGCACCTGCTGCTGATAAAGAGGAAAATGATAACTTTGATGGAGAAACGATGTCTCAGAGCAAAGCATTTACCGTCATCGGGACTATTTCTGATCAGGCAGCAAACGACACGCCCTTTGTGCTCGAACGCTATTTT cGACCTGACAAAGGTGACCTGCTGTCAAAGCTGATGGAGTGTGATGTCATCATCTATGACGTCAGCCAACACGTGTGTCAGGTGGAGGAGGCTCTGTGGGCTGTGTCAG CTCTTCACAGTGAAATTGGACAGTTTTCCAGCCCAAAAACGTTTGTACTCGTTTCCACGGTGATGACTTGGGCCTGCAGCAAGCCTCTGGATCCT GATGACGACGAGCTTCCATTTACTGATGAGCATTACTGGATGAGAAGAGCTCATCCCAACTTTAAACGacacactgagctggagaagaggGTGGTTAAACTGGGCCAAAGT AACACAACAATGTTCTCCACATACGTGGTGACATCAGGACTTCAGTATGGGATGGGAGAACACATCTTTCACTACTTCTTTAAG ACAGCTTGGATGGGAAAAGAAGAGGAATTGCCTGTTTTTGGAGATGGAAGAAACGTGGTTCCTATGATCCATGTGTGTGACTTGTCCAG AGTCATCCAGAATGTGGTGGAACATCAACCAGGACCACGGTATCTGCTGGCTGTAGATTCCTCCAACAACACCATGGAAGACGTCTTAAAA GCTGTAGCGTCTGAACTGGGACCAGGGAAGGTCGGCCACAGACCAATGGAGGAAGCCTTCCTCACACGGGACCTGAGT GTAATGGACGTTGACTCCCTGATGGTGAACCTGGTCATGGACGCTGTTCACATCAACACTTTGTTCTCTATGGACTGGGAGTGTGGTTCAGGTCTGGTGCAGAACATGGAGCTGGTGGTGGAGCAGTACCGGCAGGTCCGAGCGTTACAG CCCATCCGTCTGTGTGTACTGGGACCCCCTGCAGTGGGGAAAAGCTGTGTGTGTAAACGTTTGTGTGATCACTACAAGCTTCAGTACATCAGTCTGAGTGACTTTAAAGTGAGCTGTAGCTCTGAG GAAGAAATGGAGGCTGATTCAGATGCAGAGGAAGAGAACACAGAGGAag GTACCATGACTGAGCAGCTGAGGGCGCTGAAGGACAAACTCATGTCTACCCAGTGCAGGAATCAGGGTTTCGTTCTGGATGACTTTCCTCTGACTTATGAACAAGCCAAAGAGTTCTTCTGTG ATGATGAACAAGAGAAGGCGTCTGACGTCACTGCGTACAACAGGAAGATTCTACCTG agtTTGTGGTGTGCCTTGATGCATCGGACACTTTCCTGACGGATCGAGTGATAAACCTGCCTGAGGAGAAGGTTCTGATTCACAACTATGAGCCCAAACACTTCCTGAAACGACTGTCCACGTACAGAGCGAGCAACATGGCAGACAATCCCGTCGTGGACTTCTTCACAGAGCTGGACATTAAGCCTCTGATCCATG ATTTGTGTATCCTTCTCTCTAGAAATGTCCAGCATCAGCGATGA